In Deferribacter desulfuricans SSM1, the following are encoded in one genomic region:
- a CDS encoding response regulator transcription factor yields the protein MLKQKIFIIEDDKKIANIVSSYLKHEGVEVFHFINGKEALDAVIELNPDLIILDLMLPDISGEELCQDIKEMVDIPIIMLTAKSSEEEKLAGFALGADDYVTKPFSPRELIYRVKAILKRVRKSSSEKLSFNNGELILDSSKYEALLNGKNLNLTPTEFKILLVLAEKPEKVFSRYDIIEQALGYQFDGYDRNVDAHIKNIRAKMSKLSEDAKYIVTVYGVGYKFVGVRDK from the coding sequence ATGTTAAAGCAAAAAATATTTATCATTGAAGATGACAAAAAGATAGCCAATATTGTATCTTCGTACTTAAAACATGAGGGGGTTGAAGTATTTCATTTCATAAATGGAAAGGAAGCACTTGATGCTGTAATAGAATTAAATCCTGATCTTATAATTTTAGATTTAATGTTACCTGATATAAGTGGAGAGGAGCTTTGTCAGGATATAAAAGAGATGGTTGATATACCAATTATAATGTTAACTGCTAAAAGTTCTGAAGAAGAAAAATTGGCTGGTTTTGCACTTGGTGCGGATGATTATGTTACTAAGCCGTTTAGCCCTAGAGAATTGATTTACCGAGTTAAAGCTATTTTAAAAAGGGTAAGAAAGAGTAGTAGTGAAAAACTATCTTTTAATAATGGCGAACTAATATTGGATAGTTCAAAATATGAAGCATTGTTAAATGGAAAGAATTTAAACCTTACACCTACAGAGTTCAAAATATTATTAGTTCTTGCAGAAAAGCCTGAAAAAGTTTTTAGTAGATATGATATTATAGAACAGGCACTTGGTTATCAATTTGATGGTTATGATAGAAATGTAGATGCACATATAAAAAATATTAGAGCTAAAATGTCTAAACTTTCTGAAGATGCGAAATATATTGTAACTGTTTATGGTGTCGGTTATAAATTCGTTGGTGTTAGAGATAAATGA
- a CDS encoding sensor histidine kinase: MRLNLSTKIFILLVVVAVISMSSSFLIVYFVQKDFDKYKKNEQLNRINWIISDIQNGYRKYKGWNLDVLKEDITWISLLGFEIIIIDKNGKTVITTLEGEKDFSFYIKHFNKYPLIVNNENIGYVYLKVLNNINSEIFKRRVLRFFIIVIVVLGLLIFSLSLIFSRKITKPIVTLAKHAEKLKRGIYPEFKVYESKDEIELLSKKFKEMVEAIKNYEHLRKKVFTNTIHELRTPLTIIRGELEGIIDGIFIPDEKKINSILEEIIRLQHIVEGVENLARAESSSVTLEKEYFVLYDEVKTIYTMYQSQFDGIMLNINIDKNYKIYADRNKIRQVLINLIENALKAVDKENGKIEIFAYDENNMSKIIIKDNGCGISDEDLPYIFERFFSKRGSLGVGLAIVKEIIDAHGGKIEVISKSGIGTSFILYLPKE; the protein is encoded by the coding sequence ATGAGATTAAATTTATCTACAAAGATCTTTATATTACTTGTAGTTGTTGCTGTCATTTCTATGTCTTCAAGTTTTCTAATTGTCTATTTTGTCCAAAAAGATTTCGATAAATACAAAAAAAATGAACAATTAAATAGGATAAATTGGATTATATCGGATATACAAAATGGTTATCGTAAATATAAAGGTTGGAATTTAGATGTTTTAAAAGAGGATATAACTTGGATATCATTGCTGGGTTTTGAAATTATTATAATTGATAAAAATGGAAAAACTGTAATTACTACATTGGAAGGGGAAAAAGATTTTTCTTTTTATATAAAGCATTTTAATAAATACCCTTTAATTGTTAATAATGAAAATATAGGATATGTTTATTTAAAGGTATTAAATAATATAAATTCTGAGATATTTAAAAGAAGAGTTTTGAGATTTTTTATTATAGTTATTGTTGTTCTTGGTTTGTTAATTTTTAGTTTAAGTTTGATCTTTTCAAGAAAAATAACAAAACCTATAGTGACACTTGCAAAGCATGCAGAAAAGTTAAAAAGGGGGATTTATCCTGAGTTTAAAGTTTATGAAAGTAAAGATGAAATCGAATTGCTGAGTAAGAAATTCAAAGAAATGGTTGAGGCTATTAAAAATTATGAACATTTGAGGAAAAAAGTTTTTACTAATACTATTCACGAATTACGGACACCTTTAACGATTATTAGAGGAGAACTCGAAGGGATCATTGATGGGATTTTTATCCCTGATGAGAAAAAGATTAATTCAATATTAGAAGAGATTATAAGGTTACAACATATTGTCGAAGGTGTGGAAAATCTTGCAAGAGCTGAATCTTCATCTGTAACTTTGGAAAAGGAATATTTTGTTTTATATGATGAGGTGAAAACAATATATACTATGTATCAATCTCAATTTGATGGCATAATGCTAAATATAAATATTGATAAGAACTATAAGATTTATGCAGATAGAAATAAGATAAGGCAGGTTCTAATAAACTTGATAGAAAATGCTTTAAAAGCAGTAGATAAAGAAAACGGCAAAATTGAAATATTTGCATATGATGAGAATAACATGAGCAAAATTATTATAAAAGATAATGGTTGTGGAATCAGTGATGAAGATTTACCTTATATTTTTGAAAGATTTTTCTCGAAACGAGGCAGTCTTGGGGTTGGACTTGCAATAGTGAAAGAAATTATTGATGCCCATGGTGGCAAGATAGAGGTGATTAGTAAATCAGGAATCGGTACTAGCTTTATATTATATTTACCAAAAGAATAG
- a CDS encoding formylglycine-generating enzyme family protein, giving the protein MKKFILITLFFIFSLIFSNFGYTADYYIEPTTGIKFVRIPGGCFWMGDNNGNIDEKPLHKVCVDEFYMSIYEITNEQYRKFEPKHNSGKYKGYSLNGDKQPVVNISWEDAKNFTKWLSKRNDIIFRLPTEAEWEYTARAGSRKDFYWGDNVSVICEYANVHDTTSKKTFKNFTWDNFQCNDGFAVTAPVGSFKPNKFGLYDMLGNVWEWTEDVYAHDYYLKSPLRNPKGPKPELNKENKRVIRGGGWPCKPSLVRLASRNWDYQDSISVRIGFRIVMIKN; this is encoded by the coding sequence ATGAAGAAATTTATTTTAATTACATTATTTTTTATATTTAGTTTAATCTTTAGTAACTTTGGGTATACTGCTGATTATTATATAGAACCGACTACAGGTATAAAATTTGTAAGAATACCTGGTGGCTGTTTTTGGATGGGAGATAATAATGGTAATATTGATGAAAAACCTCTTCATAAAGTCTGTGTAGATGAATTTTATATGAGTATCTATGAGATAACTAATGAGCAGTATAGAAAGTTTGAACCCAAACATAATAGTGGAAAATATAAAGGTTACTCCTTGAATGGCGATAAACAACCTGTTGTCAATATAAGCTGGGAAGATGCCAAGAATTTCACAAAGTGGCTTTCCAAAAGAAATGACATTATTTTTAGATTGCCCACTGAAGCTGAATGGGAATATACAGCAAGAGCTGGTTCTAGAAAAGATTTTTACTGGGGTGATAATGTATCTGTAATTTGTGAATATGCTAATGTTCATGATACAACATCTAAAAAAACTTTTAAAAACTTTACATGGGATAACTTTCAATGTAATGACGGTTTTGCTGTAACAGCACCTGTTGGTAGTTTCAAACCAAACAAATTTGGTTTATATGATATGTTAGGTAACGTCTGGGAATGGACAGAAGATGTTTACGCTCACGATTATTATTTAAAATCTCCTTTAAGAAATCCAAAAGGTCCAAAACCAGAATTGAATAAAGAGAATAAAAGGGTTATTAGAGGCGGTGGATGGCCATGTAAACCATCACTGGTTAGATTGGCTTCTAGAAATTGGGACTATCAAGATAGTATTTCGGTCAGAATTGGTTTTCGAATAGTAATGATCAAAAATTAA
- a CDS encoding DsrE family protein: MKKTLVVFLVILALPIMSFAGKLTNEEVLKGVKKANVIFDVNVNKPELLLFRLKLIEQTVKDLEKYNKRGDIVVAIRGKGSLYVTKGNKYVDEIELPVKKLIQKQIKILAAKNIKLVQCGIATKVLGIKNDDILSEIDVVDNSFITLIGYQMKGYAFVDTMFGR; encoded by the coding sequence ATGAAAAAAACTTTAGTTGTATTTTTAGTTATTTTAGCTTTACCAATAATGAGTTTTGCGGGCAAACTAACAAATGAAGAGGTTCTAAAAGGGGTTAAAAAAGCTAATGTGATTTTTGATGTAAATGTAAACAAACCCGAACTATTATTATTTAGGCTTAAATTAATAGAACAAACGGTGAAAGATTTGGAAAAGTATAACAAACGAGGAGATATAGTGGTCGCTATTAGAGGAAAAGGATCATTATATGTAACTAAAGGGAATAAATATGTAGATGAAATAGAATTACCAGTAAAAAAATTAATTCAGAAACAAATTAAAATACTGGCTGCAAAAAATATTAAATTAGTTCAATGTGGAATTGCCACTAAGGTGTTAGGAATAAAAAACGACGATATATTATCTGAAATAGATGTAGTAGATAACAGTTTTATAACTTTGATAGGTTATCAAATGAAAGGTTATGCATTTGTGGATACAATGTTTGGAAGGTAG